Proteins co-encoded in one Salarias fasciatus chromosome 4, fSalaFa1.1, whole genome shotgun sequence genomic window:
- the fbxl19 gene encoding LOW QUALITY PROTEIN: F-box/LRR-repeat protein 19 (The sequence of the model RefSeq protein was modified relative to this genomic sequence to represent the inferred CDS: inserted 1 base in 1 codon), producing the protein MSGSKALGGGAGGGGGARRRRTRCRRCQACMRTECGECHFCKDMKKFGGPGRMKQSCLLRQCTAPVLPHTAVCFACGEAGKEDTVDSEEEKFSMCLMECTICNEIIHPSCLKMGKAEGIINDEIPNCWECPKCHKEGKTSKDQADGSGKRRLDNGEVGRWKLTDDPPPKKKAPPSLEEVGRTDGGHKRKKEKELPADSGAKKKMKGVHEKRLKKKPKQEMLESNGXSLLRGGAGLPGSSSSSSSSQPGGGGVGGASSVDQRSHHREKLERFKRMCLLERRPESSSSSSSSSSESDSESDSDDSMRGDQGGGSSPSSSSPAPPPPVVYGNNSGSRAERERSRSERERERERERERERRLAELGFSASEESEGEVVRGEEDEREEEASTGGGDKARRRGAGGGDMGLLSRGRKGGIMDGEEEDTPTSDRTRKNSTSLPPPSPLSSNQLPPSSQHDGFMPKQRSNGQEARNGRTRGGREGGEKENASAGLTNHRHSGGGGGGAKVSGSRSNKIRSNSKNPTSRSSSSIPTSNGGGGGVSGLMMSAMAASPCSQPSRVAPRSQMMKRSPPAVPSPPRPVQMERHLVRPPPTCPEPSCLPLDCGSAHIMTRDVWLRVFTYLSHRQLCVCMRVCRTWSRWCCDKRLWTQIDLSRQRSITPPMLSGIIRRQPVSLNLGDTNISKKQLMWLINRLQGLLELNVAGCPWSSVCALCQTVCPCLKLLDLSRVEDLKDSHLRELLAPPPDSRTAHGETRTGRFQNVTELRLAGLELTDASCRLLVRYVPHLTRLDLSHCVHITDQAVHTLTSPLSPLRESLTYVNLAGCVKVTEQCIPLLRRCSSLQTVDLRSCSLLSSEAGQLLSFPSSSSSASSSSSSSSSSATTTTTAASSSSSSSSSSSCPPEDRTLLKNS; encoded by the exons ATGTCGGGCAGTAAGGCGCTGGGCgggggggccggcggcggcggcggagcgaggCGCAGGCGGACGCGGTGCCGGCGCTGTCAGGCCTGCATGAGGACGGAGTGCGGAGAGTGCCACTTCTGTAAGGACATGAAGAAGTTCGGAGGGCCCGGCCGCATGAAGCAGTCCTGCCTCCTGAGGCAGTGCACGGCg ccgGTGTTGCCGCACACGGCGGTGTGTTTTGCGTGCGGGGAGGCGGGGAAAGAAGACACCGTGGACTCGGAAGAGGAGAAGTTCAGCATGTGTCTGATGGAGTGCACCATCTGCAACGAGATCATCCACCCCAGCTGTCTCAAG ATGGGTAAAGCTGAAGGAATCATAAACGATGAGATTCCAAACTGTTGGGAGTGTCCAAAGTGCCACAAGGAGGGTAAAACCAGCAAG GACCAGGCGGACGGCTCGGGGAAGCGGCGGCTGGACAACGGAGAGGTTGGACGGTGGAAGCTCACGGACGACCCGCCCCCAAAGAAGAAGGCCCCGCCGTccctggaggaggtggggaggaCGGACGGGGGACacaagaggaagaaggagaaggagctgccAGCGGACAGCGGGGCCAAGAAGAAG ATGAAAGGTGTCCACGAGAAGCGTCTGAAAAAG aaaCCCAAACAGGAGATGCTTGAATCCAACG CCTCCCTCCTCAGGGGAGGAGCAGGACTGccgggctcctcctcctcctcttcctcctctcagcccggcggcggcggcgtgggcgGGGCGTCGAGCGTGGACCAGCGCTCCCACCACAGGGAGAAGCTGGAGCGCTTCAAGAGGATGTGTCTGCTGGAGCGCCGCCCGGAGTCGtcgtcgtcttcctcctcctccagctccgagtCCGACTCCGAGTCCGACTCCGACGACTCCATGAGGGGGGACCAGGgaggaggctcctccccctcgtcctcctcccccGCGCCGCCTCCGCCCGTCGTCTACGGAAACAACAGCGGGAGCCGAGCGGAGCGGGAGAGGAGCCGCAGCGAGCGGGAGAGGGAGCGGGAACGGGAGAGGGAGCGCGAGCGGCGGCTAGCCGAGCTCGGCTTCAGCGCCAGCGAGGAGTCGGAGGGGGAGGTggtgaggggggaggaggacgagcgggaggaggaggcgtccACGGGCGGCGGGGACAAGGCCCGGCGGCGGGGCGCAGGAGGAGGGGACATGGGGTTACTCTCAcgagggaggaaaggaggaatCATggacggcgaggaggaagaCACGCCCACCTCCGACAGGACCCGCAAAAACTCCACCTCCctccccccgccctcccctctCTCATCCAATCAGCTGCCGCCGTCCTCGCAGCACGACGGCTTCATGCCGAAGCAGCGCAGCAACGGGCAGGAGGCGCGCAACGGACGGACacgaggagggagggagggcggggAGAAGGAGAACGCCAGCGCCggtctgaccaatcacagacacagcggtggaggagggggcggggccaaagtCAGCGGGAGCCGGAGCAACAAGATCCGTAGCAACAGCAAGAACCCgacgtcgcggagctcctcctccatccccacGTCCaacgggggagggggcggggtcagcgGCCTCATGATGTCGGCGATGGCGGCGTCGCCGTGCTCGCAGCCGTCCCGCGTGGCGCCGCGCTCGCAGATGATGAAGCGCAGCCCGCCGGCCGTGCCCTCGCCGCCGCGGCCCGTGCAGATGGAGCGACACCTGGTGCGGCCGCCGCCCACCTGCCCCGAGCCCAGCTGCCTGCCTCTGGActgtggctccgcccacatCATGACCCGCGACGTGTGGCTGCGAGTCTTCACCTACCTGAGCCACCGCCAGCTCTGCGTCTGCATGAGGGTGTGCCGCACCTGGAGCCGCTG GTGTTGCGACAAGCGGCTGTGGACGCAGATCGACCTGAGCCGGCAGCGCTCCATCACCCCCCCGATGCTGAGCGGGATCATCCGCCGCCAGCCCGTCTCCCTCAACCTGGGAGACACCAACATCTCCAAGAAGCAGCTCATGTGGCTCATCAACCGGCTGCAGG gcctgctggagctgaacGTGGCGGGCTGTCCGTGGTCGTCAGTCTGCGCTCTGTGTCAGACCGTCTGTCCCtgcctgaagctgctggacctcagcagggtggaggacctCAAAGACTCCCACCTGAGGGAgctgctggccccgccccctgacagCCGCACAg CTCACGGGGAGACCAGGACGGGCCGCTTCCAGAACGTGACGGAGCTGCGGCTGGCGGGTTTGGAGCTGACGGACGCGTCGTGTCGCCTCCTGGTGCGCTACGTCCCCCACCTGACCCGGCTGGACCTGAGCCACTGTGTCCACATCACAGACCAGGCGGTGCACACCCTCAcctcccccctgtcccccctgaGAGAGAGCCTCACCTACGTCAACCTGGCAG GTTGCGTGAAGGTGACGGAGCAGTGCATCCCGCTGCTgcgccgctgctcctccctgcagacGGTGGACTTGCGCTCgtgctccctcctctcctcggAGGCGGGACAGCTgctctccttcccctcctcttcgtcgtcggcctcctcctcctcttcctcctcctcctcctcggccaccactaccaccactgctgcttcctcctcttcctcctcctcctcttcctcttcctgtccgcCGGAAGACAGGACGCTGCTAAAGAACAGCTAA
- the kpnb1 gene encoding importin subunit beta-1 isoform X2, which translates to MELITILEKTVSPDRNELEAAQKFLEQAAIENLPTFLVELSRVLANPGNTQVARVAAGLQVKNSLTSKDPDVKTQYQQRWLAIDANARREIKNYVLQTLGTETYRPSSASQCVAGIACAEIPVNQWPELIPQLVANVTDPSSTEHMKESTLEAIGYICQDIDPEQLQENANQILTAIIQGMRKEEPSNNVKLAATNALLNSLEFTKANFDKETERHFIMQVVCEATQCPDTRVRVAALQNLVKIMSLYYQYMETYMGPALFAITIEAMKSDIDEVALQGIEFWSNVCDEEMDLAIEASEASEQGRPPEHTSKFYAKGALQYLVPILTHTLTKQDENDDDDDWNPCKAAGVCLMLLATCCEDDVVPHVLPFIKEHIKHPDWRYRDASIMAFGSILEGPELNQLKPLVQQAMPTLIELMKDPSVVVRDTTAWTVGRICELLPEAAINEVYLAPLLQCLIEGLGAEPRVASNVCWAFSSLAEAAYEATDAAEDQEEPSTYCLSSSFEIIVQKLLETTDRPDGHQNNLRSAAYEALMEIVKNSAKDCYPAVQKTTLVIMERLQQVLQMESHIQSTSDRIQFNDLQSLLCATLQNVLRKVQHQDALQISDVVMASLLRMFQSTAGSGGVQEDALMAVSTLVEVLGSDFQKYMDAFKPFLGIGLKNYAEYQVCLAAVGLVCDLCRALMSNILPYCDEIMQLLLENLGNENVHRSVKPQILSAFGDIALAIGGEFKKYLDIVLDTLQQASQAQVDKTDYDMVDYLNELREGCLEAYTGIIQGLKGDQENVHPDVMLVQPRVEFILSFIHHIAEDEDHSDGVVANAVGLIGDLCTAFGKDVMKLVEVRPLINDLLTEGRRSKTNKTKTLATWATKELRKLKSQA; encoded by the exons ATGGAGCTCATCACTATCCTTGAAAAAACCGTCTCTCCAG ATCGGAATGAACTGGAGGCGGCTCAGAAGTTTCTGGAGCAGGCGGCCATCGAGAACCTG CCCACCTTCCTGGTGGAGTTGTCTCGGGTCTTGGCGAACCCCGGGAACACCCAGGTGGCTCGTGTGGCCGCCGGCCTGCAGGTGAAGAATTCCCTCACGTCCAAAGATCCCGACGTGAAGACGCAGTACCAGCAGAGATGGCTCGCCATCGACGCCAACGCCCGTCGAGAGATCAAGAACTAc GTCTTACAGACTCTGGGCACGGAGACGTACCGGCCCAGCTCGGCCTCGCAGTGCGTCGCCGGCATCGCCTGCGCGGAGATCCCCGTCAACCAGTGGCCCGAACTGATCCCGCAGCTGGTCGCCAACGTCACCGACCCGTCCAGCACCGAGCACATGAAGGAGTCCACGCTGGAGGCCATCGGATACATCTGCCAGGACATC GACcccgagcagctgcaggagaacgCCAACCAGATCCTGACGGCCATCATCCAGGGCATGAGGAAGGAGGAGCCCAGCAACAACGTGAAGCTGGCCGCCACCAACGCGCTGCTCAACTCGCTGGAGTTCACCAAGGCCAACTTCGACAAGGAG acgGAGCGACACTTCATCATGCAGGTGGTGTGTGAGGCCACGCAGTGTCCGGACACCAGG GTGCGAGTCGCCGCCCTCCAGAACCTGGTGAAGATCATGTCGCTCTACTATCAGTACATGGAGACGTACATGGGCCCGGCGCTGTTCGCG ATCACCATCGAGGCCATGAAGAGCGACATCGACGAGGTGGCGCTGCAGGGCATCGAGTTCTGGTCCAACGTCTGCGACGAGGAGATGGATCTCGCCATCGAGGCCTCAGAG GCCTCGGAGCAGGGCCGGCCCCCGGAGCACACCAGTAAATTCTACGCCAAGGGGGCCCTGCAGTACCTGGTCCCCATCCTCACCCACACGCTCACCAAGCAG GACGagaacgacgacgacgacgactgGAACCCCTGCAAAGCGGCCGGCGTGTGCCTGATGCTGCTCGCCACCTGCTGCGAGGACGACGTGGTGCCGCACGTGCTGCCCTTCATCAAAGAGCACATCAAGCACCCGGACTGGCGCTACCGCGACGCCTCCATCATGGCGTTCGGCTCCATCCTGGAGGGACCCGAGCTCAACCAGCTCAAGCCGCTGGTTCAGCAG GCGATGCCCACCCTGATCGAGCTGATGAAGGACCCCAGCGTGGTGGTGAGGGACACCACGGCGTGGACGGTGGGCCGCATCTGCGAGCTGCTGCCGGAGGCGGCCATTAACGAGGTGTACCTGGCGCCGCTGCTGCAGTGCCTGATCGAGGGCCTGGGGGCGGAGCCCCGGGTGGCGTCCAACGTGTGCTGG GCCTTCTCCTCTCTGGCGGAGGCGGCGTACGAGGCCACGGACGCGgcggaggaccaggaggagcccAGCACCTACTGCCTGTCCTCGTCCTTCGAGATCATTgtccagaagctgctggagacgACAGACAG GCCCGACGGGCACCAGAACAACCTGCGCTCGGCCGCCTACGAGGCTCTGATGGAGATTGTGAAGAACAGCGCCAAGGACTGCTACCCGGCGGTCCAGAAGACCACGCTGGTCATCatggagaggctgcagcaggtcctgcagaTGGAG TCGCACATTCAGAGCACATCAGACCGGATTCAGTTCAACGACCTGCAGTCGCTGCTGTGCGCCACTTTACAG aacgTGCTGAGGAAGGTGCAGCACCAGGACGCCCTGCAGATCTCCGACGTGGTGATGGCGTCCCTCCTGCGGATGTTTCAGAGCACAGCGGGCTCCGGGGGCGTGCAGGAGGACGCCCTGATGGCCGTTTCCACGCTGGTCGAAG TTCTGGGCAGCGACTTCCAGAAATACATGGATGCCTTCAAACCTTTCCTGGGTATCGGGCTGAAGAACTACGCCGAGTATCAG gtgtgtctggctgCGGTGGGTCTGGTGTGCGACCTGTGCAGAGCTCTGATGTCCAACATCCTGCCTTACTGTGACGAGatcatgcagctgctgctggagaacctcGGG aatgAGAACGTGCACCGGTCGGTGAAGCCTCAGATCCTCTCTGCGTTTGGAGACATCGCTCTGGCCATCGGAGGGGAGTTCAAGAAGTATCTGGATATCGTGTTGGACACACTGCAGCAGGCCTCCCAGGCCCAGGTCGACAAg ACGGACTACGACATGGTGGACTACCTGAACGAGCTGAGGGAGGGCTGCCTGGAGGCGTACACCGGCATCATCCAGGGCCTGAAGGGAGACCAGGAGAACGTCCACC cgGACGTGATGCTGGTCCAGCCCCGGGTGGAGTTCATCCTGTCCTTCATCCACCACATAGCGGAGGACGAGGACCACTCGGACGGGGTGGTGGCCAACGCAGTGGGACTCATcgg CGACCTGTGCACAGCGTTCGGTAAAGACGTGATGAAGCTGGTGGAGGTCCGGCCGCTCATCAACGACCTGCTGACGGAGGGCCGGCGCTCCAAAACCAACAAGACCAAGACCCTGGCCACCTGGGCCACCAAGGAGCTGCGCAAGCTGAAGAGCCAGGCCtg A
- the kpnb1 gene encoding importin subunit beta-1 isoform X1 gives MELITILEKTVSPDRNELEAAQKFLEQAAIENLPTFLVELSRVLANPGNTQVARVAAGLQVKNSLTSKDPDVKTQYQQRWLAIDANARREIKNYVLQTLGTETYRPSSASQCVAGIACAEIPVNQWPELIPQLVANVTDPSSTEHMKESTLEAIGYICQDIDPEQLQENANQILTAIIQGMRKEEPSNNVKLAATNALLNSLEFTKANFDKETERHFIMQVVCEATQCPDTRVRVAALQNLVKIMSLYYQYMETYMGPALFAITIEAMKSDIDEVALQGIEFWSNVCDEEMDLAIEASEASEQGRPPEHTSKFYAKGALQYLVPILTHTLTKQDENDDDDDWNPCKAAGVCLMLLATCCEDDVVPHVLPFIKEHIKHPDWRYRDASIMAFGSILEGPELNQLKPLVQQAMPTLIELMKDPSVVVRDTTAWTVGRICELLPEAAINEVYLAPLLQCLIEGLGAEPRVASNVCWAFSSLAEAAYEATDAAEDQEEPSTYCLSSSFEIIVQKLLETTDRPDGHQNNLRSAAYEALMEIVKNSAKDCYPAVQKTTLVIMERLQQVLQMESHIQSTSDRIQFNDLQSLLCATLQNVLRKVQHQDALQISDVVMASLLRMFQSTAGSGGVQEDALMAVSTLVEVLGSDFQKYMDAFKPFLGIGLKNYAEYQVCLAAVGLVCDLCRALMSNILPYCDEIMQLLLENLGNENVHRSVKPQILSAFGDIALAIGGEFKKYLDIVLDTLQQASQAQVDKTDYDMVDYLNELREGCLEAYTGIIQGLKGDQENVHPDVMLVQPRVEFILSFIHHIAEDEDHSDGVVANAVGLIGDLCTAFGKDVMKLVEVRPLINDLLTEGRRSKTNKTKTLATWATKELRKLKSQAWSEHTHTHTHTHTRLCDEKSCTTLTE, from the exons ATGGAGCTCATCACTATCCTTGAAAAAACCGTCTCTCCAG ATCGGAATGAACTGGAGGCGGCTCAGAAGTTTCTGGAGCAGGCGGCCATCGAGAACCTG CCCACCTTCCTGGTGGAGTTGTCTCGGGTCTTGGCGAACCCCGGGAACACCCAGGTGGCTCGTGTGGCCGCCGGCCTGCAGGTGAAGAATTCCCTCACGTCCAAAGATCCCGACGTGAAGACGCAGTACCAGCAGAGATGGCTCGCCATCGACGCCAACGCCCGTCGAGAGATCAAGAACTAc GTCTTACAGACTCTGGGCACGGAGACGTACCGGCCCAGCTCGGCCTCGCAGTGCGTCGCCGGCATCGCCTGCGCGGAGATCCCCGTCAACCAGTGGCCCGAACTGATCCCGCAGCTGGTCGCCAACGTCACCGACCCGTCCAGCACCGAGCACATGAAGGAGTCCACGCTGGAGGCCATCGGATACATCTGCCAGGACATC GACcccgagcagctgcaggagaacgCCAACCAGATCCTGACGGCCATCATCCAGGGCATGAGGAAGGAGGAGCCCAGCAACAACGTGAAGCTGGCCGCCACCAACGCGCTGCTCAACTCGCTGGAGTTCACCAAGGCCAACTTCGACAAGGAG acgGAGCGACACTTCATCATGCAGGTGGTGTGTGAGGCCACGCAGTGTCCGGACACCAGG GTGCGAGTCGCCGCCCTCCAGAACCTGGTGAAGATCATGTCGCTCTACTATCAGTACATGGAGACGTACATGGGCCCGGCGCTGTTCGCG ATCACCATCGAGGCCATGAAGAGCGACATCGACGAGGTGGCGCTGCAGGGCATCGAGTTCTGGTCCAACGTCTGCGACGAGGAGATGGATCTCGCCATCGAGGCCTCAGAG GCCTCGGAGCAGGGCCGGCCCCCGGAGCACACCAGTAAATTCTACGCCAAGGGGGCCCTGCAGTACCTGGTCCCCATCCTCACCCACACGCTCACCAAGCAG GACGagaacgacgacgacgacgactgGAACCCCTGCAAAGCGGCCGGCGTGTGCCTGATGCTGCTCGCCACCTGCTGCGAGGACGACGTGGTGCCGCACGTGCTGCCCTTCATCAAAGAGCACATCAAGCACCCGGACTGGCGCTACCGCGACGCCTCCATCATGGCGTTCGGCTCCATCCTGGAGGGACCCGAGCTCAACCAGCTCAAGCCGCTGGTTCAGCAG GCGATGCCCACCCTGATCGAGCTGATGAAGGACCCCAGCGTGGTGGTGAGGGACACCACGGCGTGGACGGTGGGCCGCATCTGCGAGCTGCTGCCGGAGGCGGCCATTAACGAGGTGTACCTGGCGCCGCTGCTGCAGTGCCTGATCGAGGGCCTGGGGGCGGAGCCCCGGGTGGCGTCCAACGTGTGCTGG GCCTTCTCCTCTCTGGCGGAGGCGGCGTACGAGGCCACGGACGCGgcggaggaccaggaggagcccAGCACCTACTGCCTGTCCTCGTCCTTCGAGATCATTgtccagaagctgctggagacgACAGACAG GCCCGACGGGCACCAGAACAACCTGCGCTCGGCCGCCTACGAGGCTCTGATGGAGATTGTGAAGAACAGCGCCAAGGACTGCTACCCGGCGGTCCAGAAGACCACGCTGGTCATCatggagaggctgcagcaggtcctgcagaTGGAG TCGCACATTCAGAGCACATCAGACCGGATTCAGTTCAACGACCTGCAGTCGCTGCTGTGCGCCACTTTACAG aacgTGCTGAGGAAGGTGCAGCACCAGGACGCCCTGCAGATCTCCGACGTGGTGATGGCGTCCCTCCTGCGGATGTTTCAGAGCACAGCGGGCTCCGGGGGCGTGCAGGAGGACGCCCTGATGGCCGTTTCCACGCTGGTCGAAG TTCTGGGCAGCGACTTCCAGAAATACATGGATGCCTTCAAACCTTTCCTGGGTATCGGGCTGAAGAACTACGCCGAGTATCAG gtgtgtctggctgCGGTGGGTCTGGTGTGCGACCTGTGCAGAGCTCTGATGTCCAACATCCTGCCTTACTGTGACGAGatcatgcagctgctgctggagaacctcGGG aatgAGAACGTGCACCGGTCGGTGAAGCCTCAGATCCTCTCTGCGTTTGGAGACATCGCTCTGGCCATCGGAGGGGAGTTCAAGAAGTATCTGGATATCGTGTTGGACACACTGCAGCAGGCCTCCCAGGCCCAGGTCGACAAg ACGGACTACGACATGGTGGACTACCTGAACGAGCTGAGGGAGGGCTGCCTGGAGGCGTACACCGGCATCATCCAGGGCCTGAAGGGAGACCAGGAGAACGTCCACC cgGACGTGATGCTGGTCCAGCCCCGGGTGGAGTTCATCCTGTCCTTCATCCACCACATAGCGGAGGACGAGGACCACTCGGACGGGGTGGTGGCCAACGCAGTGGGACTCATcgg CGACCTGTGCACAGCGTTCGGTAAAGACGTGATGAAGCTGGTGGAGGTCCGGCCGCTCATCAACGACCTGCTGACGGAGGGCCGGCGCTCCAAAACCAACAAGACCAAGACCCTGGCCACCTGGGCCACCAAGGAGCTGCGCAAGCTGAAGAGCCAGGCCtggtcagaacacacacacacacacacacacacacacacacggctctgtGATGAGAAATCATGCACCACTCTGACAGAGTGA